A genome region from Coprococcus phoceensis includes the following:
- a CDS encoding cell division protein ZapA translates to MTSSKNYTEVIIDGKVFTLSGFESEEYLQQVSTYLNHKISECASSEGYGRQSAETRNILLALNIADDYFKEKKQSIALESDVEEKDKEMYDLKHELISTQIKFENLERDLEKEKNENQQLQMKIVKLEAEMKNHKK, encoded by the coding sequence ATGACATCTTCAAAAAATTACACAGAAGTTATCATAGACGGAAAAGTTTTTACATTGAGTGGATTTGAGAGCGAAGAATATCTGCAGCAAGTATCTACATACTTAAATCATAAGATTTCAGAGTGTGCGAGCAGTGAAGGATATGGAAGACAGAGTGCAGAGACAAGGAATATTTTGTTGGCGCTGAATATCGCAGATGATTATTTTAAAGAAAAGAAGCAGAGCATTGCGCTTGAAAGTGATGTGGAAGAAAAAGATAAGGAAATGTATGATTTAAAGCATGAGCTGATTTCTACACAGATCAAGTTCGAGAATCTGGAGCGTGATCTTGAAAAAGAAAAGAATGAAAATCAACAGCTGCAGATGAAAATTGTGAAGTTGGAAGCAGAGATGAAGAATCATAAAAAATAG
- the ruvB gene encoding Holliday junction branch migration DNA helicase RuvB, translated as MGKRIITTENLEEDVKIENHLRPQLLSDYIGQEKAKQTLKIYIEAAKSRKESLDHVLFYGPPGLGKTTLAGIIANEMNVNLKVTSGPAIEKPGEIAAILNNLQEGDVLFVDEIHRLNRQVEEVLYPAMEDYAIDIMIGKGASARSIRLDLPKFTLVGATTRAGMLTAPLRDRFGVVNRLEFYTEKELQTIIMRSADVLGVEIEPNGALEMAKRSRGTPRLANRLLKRVRDFAQVKYDGVITEEVAMYALDLLEVDRYGLDHIDRNILLTIIEKFQGGPVGLDTLAASIGEDSGTIEDVYEPYLLKNGFIQRTPKGRVVTEFAYHHLGIHYEKE; from the coding sequence ATGGGAAAGAGAATTATTACAACAGAAAATCTGGAAGAAGATGTAAAGATAGAAAATCATCTTCGCCCACAGCTGTTATCTGATTATATTGGTCAGGAGAAGGCCAAGCAAACATTAAAAATTTATATTGAGGCGGCAAAATCCAGAAAAGAATCTTTGGATCATGTTCTTTTTTATGGACCTCCGGGGCTTGGAAAGACTACATTGGCGGGAATTATTGCAAATGAGATGAATGTGAATTTAAAAGTCACCTCGGGACCGGCGATTGAAAAGCCGGGGGAGATTGCAGCTATTTTAAACAATCTTCAGGAAGGAGATGTCCTTTTTGTAGATGAGATACATCGTTTGAACAGACAGGTGGAGGAAGTGCTTTATCCTGCGATGGAAGACTATGCGATTGATATTATGATCGGTAAGGGAGCAAGCGCACGTTCCATCCGTTTGGATCTTCCGAAGTTTACCTTGGTGGGAGCGACAACAAGAGCCGGTATGCTCACAGCGCCGCTGCGAGATAGGTTTGGTGTGGTCAATCGTCTGGAATTTTATACAGAAAAGGAACTGCAGACGATTATTATGCGTTCAGCAGATGTTTTAGGCGTTGAGATTGAACCGAATGGTGCGCTGGAGATGGCGAAAAGATCTAGAGGAACACCACGTCTTGCCAATCGACTTTTAAAGCGAGTGCGGGATTTTGCACAGGTGAAGTATGATGGCGTCATTACGGAAGAGGTGGCGATGTATGCACTGGATTTACTGGAGGTGGACAGATATGGGCTTGACCACATTGACCGGAATATTCTTCTTACAATTATAGAAAAATTTCAGGGAGGCCCGGTGGGGCTTGACACACTGGCGGCATCTATTGGAGAAGATTCAGGGACAATAGAGGATGTTTATGAGCCATATTTACTGAAGAATGGATTTATCCAGCGGACACCGAAAGGAAGAGTTGTCACAGAATTCGCATACCATCATCTTGGAATTCATTATGAAAAAGAATAA
- the ruvA gene encoding Holliday junction branch migration protein RuvA, translated as MISYIRGELSAIEEDKIIVDVNGIGYGIFMPGQSMGMLPPIGEEVKIHTYLNVREDAMQLFGFLTRDDLKIFKLVIGVSGIGPKGGLSILSQLSPDDLRFAVLANDAKAISAAPGIGKKTAEKLIIELKDKLSVEDILEKNSETVEYAGVADTANEVQAEAVQALTALGYGSTESMKAVKKVTVTEETTVEDVLKQALKYMMF; from the coding sequence ATGATTTCGTATATAAGAGGAGAACTTTCTGCAATTGAAGAAGATAAGATTATTGTAGATGTGAATGGAATAGGATATGGAATTTTTATGCCGGGGCAATCTATGGGAATGCTCCCGCCGATTGGCGAGGAAGTGAAGATTCACACCTATTTGAATGTACGTGAAGATGCGATGCAATTATTTGGATTTTTGACGAGAGACGATTTAAAGATTTTTAAACTGGTGATCGGTGTAAGTGGTATCGGTCCGAAAGGCGGATTGAGCATTCTGTCTCAGCTGAGTCCGGATGATTTGAGATTTGCCGTGCTGGCGAATGACGCGAAAGCGATCTCGGCGGCGCCGGGAATCGGAAAGAAAACGGCGGAAAAACTTATTATTGAATTGAAAGATAAACTGAGTGTGGAAGACATCTTGGAAAAAAATTCGGAGACAGTTGAATATGCAGGTGTGGCAGATACTGCGAATGAAGTACAGGCAGAGGCAGTTCAAGCACTGACTGCCCTTGGATATGGAAGTACAGAGTCTATGAAAGCTGTGAAAAAAGTGACAGTCACAGAGGAGACTACTGTGGAAGATGTACTGAAACAAGCGCTGAAGTACATGATGTTTTAA
- a CDS encoding Gx transporter family protein, translating to MKSKAAYFGVFIALALIFSYVETLIPIQVGIPGVKLGLANLVVVVVLYKMGVKEAYTLAVVRVILSGFLFGNLFSIVYSLAGGLLSLTVMVALKRTKAFSLLGISAMGGVFHNVGQLIMAALVLESLSIGYYLPVLLISGLVTGILIGIISGEMLKRLNRIEM from the coding sequence TTGAAATCAAAGGCAGCATATTTCGGAGTATTTATCGCACTTGCATTGATTTTCAGCTATGTGGAGACACTGATACCGATTCAAGTCGGAATACCTGGGGTGAAGCTTGGTCTGGCGAATCTTGTGGTTGTAGTCGTTTTATATAAGATGGGAGTCAAAGAGGCTTATACTTTGGCAGTTGTGCGGGTGATTTTATCAGGTTTTTTATTTGGTAATTTATTTAGCATTGTGTATAGTTTGGCCGGCGGACTTCTCAGTCTGACGGTGATGGTCGCTTTAAAAAGGACAAAAGCGTTCAGTTTGCTTGGAATCAGTGCGATGGGAGGCGTTTTTCACAATGTTGGCCAGTTAATCATGGCTGCTCTTGTATTGGAGAGTTTGAGCATTGGATATTATCTTCCGGTTTTACTTATATCGGGGCTTGTGACAGGAATTTTGATTGGTATCATCTCTGGTGAGATGTTAAAAAGATTGAACAGAATAGAAATGTAA
- a CDS encoding NusG domain II-containing protein, translated as MKIKKSDIVLILVVVCVAASCLLLYMRFGRESVGKVVVTVDGKVKGTYSLSDNTEVQINDTNTFVIENREVKMKEANCPDQICVHHKAISKNKETIVCLPNKVVIEITTGTGEEAEMDSVAN; from the coding sequence ATGAAGATAAAGAAAAGTGATATTGTATTGATTCTGGTTGTTGTGTGTGTGGCGGCTTCCTGCTTGCTTTTATATATGAGATTCGGAAGAGAGAGCGTTGGAAAAGTGGTAGTGACTGTTGATGGAAAAGTGAAAGGGACTTACAGTCTGTCGGATAACACGGAAGTGCAAATTAACGATACGAATACATTTGTCATTGAGAACCGAGAAGTAAAGATGAAGGAAGCTAATTGTCCGGATCAGATTTGCGTACATCATAAAGCAATTTCGAAAAACAAAGAGACGATTGTTTGTCTGCCAAATAAGGTGGTGATTGAGATTACTACAGGAACAGGAGAAGAGGCAGAGATGGATTCGGTTGCAAATTAG
- a CDS encoding DUF2752 domain-containing protein → MKRSVKTILKEAAALLWQDIKNMRIAILLIAVYLGLNRIVFPVSCIWVAITGFPCPGCGLTRAGIALLRGEFKEAFQIHPFIYVIAALLVLFCVYRYILKRSQKVFVKYVLVVVIAMLCFYVYRMIFLFPGEPPMSYYRNNLLSTFFDKVLK, encoded by the coding sequence ATGAAACGTTCTGTGAAAACAATTTTGAAAGAGGCAGCTGCTTTGCTTTGGCAGGATATTAAAAATATGAGAATTGCGATTTTGCTCATTGCAGTTTATTTGGGATTGAATCGCATAGTATTTCCGGTCAGTTGTATCTGGGTAGCAATTACTGGATTTCCCTGCCCGGGTTGTGGACTTACGAGGGCAGGAATAGCACTTTTAAGAGGTGAGTTTAAGGAAGCGTTTCAGATTCACCCTTTTATCTATGTAATTGCAGCATTACTGGTTCTTTTTTGTGTTTATCGATATATCCTGAAGCGGAGTCAAAAGGTGTTTGTAAAGTATGTGCTTGTAGTTGTCATTGCAATGCTTTGCTTTTATGTGTACCGTATGATATTTTTGTTTCCGGGAGAGCCGCCGATGTCATATTACCGAAATAATTTGTTGAGTACTTTTTTCGATAAAGTATTAAAATAA
- a CDS encoding RnfABCDGE type electron transport complex subunit B gives MSVTGIIIAAVIVGGTGLFIGAFLGIAGKKFAVEVDEREEAITGVLPGNNCGGCGYAGCSGLAAAIVAGEAEIGGCPVGGAPVAAKIGEIMGQEAGEQVRMTAFVKCAGTCDKANQDYEYYGIEDCKMMDFIQNGGPKSCNYGCLGFGSCVKACPFDAIHIVDGVAVVDKDACKACGKCVAACPKHLVELVPYEQKHLVQCSSKDKGKDVLSVCKVGCIGCKMCQKVCPSDAIVVEDNIAHIDPEKCTNCGLCAEKCPKKIIM, from the coding sequence ATGAGTGTAACAGGGATTATAATAGCTGCAGTCATTGTGGGCGGTACTGGCTTGTTCATCGGCGCCTTCTTAGGAATTGCAGGCAAAAAATTTGCAGTTGAGGTAGATGAAAGAGAAGAGGCAATCACAGGCGTACTTCCTGGAAACAACTGTGGTGGATGTGGATATGCAGGCTGTTCAGGACTTGCCGCTGCAATCGTTGCAGGGGAAGCAGAAATTGGAGGATGTCCGGTCGGCGGTGCTCCGGTTGCGGCAAAGATTGGTGAAATTATGGGACAGGAAGCAGGAGAACAGGTACGTATGACTGCATTTGTAAAATGTGCAGGTACTTGTGATAAGGCAAATCAGGATTATGAATATTATGGAATTGAAGATTGTAAAATGATGGATTTCATACAAAATGGAGGTCCGAAGTCTTGTAATTATGGCTGCCTTGGGTTTGGAAGCTGTGTAAAGGCATGTCCATTTGATGCGATTCACATTGTTGACGGCGTTGCGGTCGTAGATAAAGACGCTTGTAAGGCATGTGGAAAATGTGTTGCAGCCTGTCCGAAACATTTGGTTGAGTTAGTACCATATGAACAGAAGCATTTAGTGCAGTGCAGCTCGAAGGACAAAGGAAAAGATGTACTGTCTGTCTGTAAAGTTGGTTGTATCGGATGTAAAATGTGTCAGAAAGTTTGTCCGTCTGATGCTATTGTTGTGGAAGATAATATCGCACATATTGACCCTGAAAAATGTACGAACTGCGGTCTGTGTGCAGAAAAATGTCCAAAGAAAATCATTATGTAA
- a CDS encoding electron transport complex protein RnfA codes for MKELLIIAIGSAFVNNVVLSQFLGICPFLGVSKKVETASGMGGAVIFVITIASFFTSLIYKFILVPTHFEYLQTIVFILVIAALVQFVEMFLKKSMPSLYKALGVYLPLITTNCAVLGVALTNVQKSYSILEGVVNGFAIAVGFTVSIVIMAGIREKTENNDVSPSFQGTPIVLVTAGLMAIAFFGFSGLI; via the coding sequence ATGAAAGAATTACTTATTATAGCAATTGGTTCCGCATTTGTGAATAATGTTGTACTTAGCCAATTCTTAGGAATCTGCCCATTCCTTGGTGTATCGAAGAAAGTAGAGACAGCAAGTGGTATGGGGGGCGCGGTTATTTTCGTTATTACGATCGCATCATTTTTTACAAGCTTGATTTATAAATTTATTTTAGTGCCAACACATTTTGAATATTTACAGACCATTGTATTTATTCTTGTAATTGCAGCTTTGGTACAGTTTGTGGAGATGTTCTTGAAAAAATCAATGCCTTCTCTTTACAAAGCGCTTGGTGTATATCTTCCGCTGATCACGACAAACTGTGCAGTGCTTGGTGTTGCCCTGACCAACGTTCAAAAATCTTACAGTATTTTGGAAGGTGTTGTGAATGGATTTGCAATTGCTGTTGGGTTTACGGTATCTATTGTAATTATGGCAGGTATTCGTGAAAAAACGGAAAACAATGATGTTTCCCCATCATTTCAGGGGACGCCGATTGTTCTTGTTACAGCAGGACTGATGGCGATTGCGTTTTTCGGATTTTCAGGACTGATTTAA
- a CDS encoding RnfABCDGE type electron transport complex subunit E translates to MNKCVERLYNGLVKENPTFVLMLGMCPTLAVTTSAINGVGMGLTTTVVLVMSNMLISMLRKIIPDSVRMPAFIVVVASFVTIVQFLLEGFIPSLYDSLGLYIPLIVVNCIILGRAESYASKNPVLPSIFDGIGMGLGFTIGLTSIGIVREVIGAGQIFGKQIMPSSYEPVTIFILAPGAFFVLAGLVAIQNKVKRNAANKGKETVKTGCGEGCASCGNSSCGGRIFPTGNEE, encoded by the coding sequence ATGAATAAATGTGTGGAAAGACTTTACAATGGTCTGGTAAAAGAAAATCCTACCTTCGTTTTGATGTTGGGAATGTGTCCTACATTGGCTGTTACAACATCTGCAATCAATGGTGTGGGAATGGGTCTGACGACAACGGTCGTTTTGGTGATGTCAAATATGCTCATTTCTATGCTTCGTAAAATTATTCCGGATTCGGTTAGAATGCCGGCATTTATCGTTGTCGTTGCATCTTTTGTTACAATTGTACAGTTTCTTTTGGAAGGGTTCATTCCGAGTCTTTATGACTCACTTGGACTTTATATTCCATTGATTGTCGTAAACTGTATCATCTTAGGACGTGCAGAAAGCTATGCCTCTAAGAATCCGGTTCTTCCATCTATCTTTGATGGAATCGGTATGGGACTTGGATTTACGATTGGACTGACGAGTATCGGAATTGTCCGTGAAGTAATCGGGGCAGGACAGATTTTTGGGAAACAGATTATGCCGTCTTCCTATGAACCTGTGACTATTTTTATTTTGGCTCCTGGGGCATTTTTTGTTCTGGCAGGGCTTGTTGCAATTCAAAATAAAGTGAAGAGAAATGCAGCAAACAAAGGAAAAGAAACAGTGAAAACCGGATGTGGTGAAGGCTGTGCTTCATGTGGAAACAGTTCATGTGGAGGCAGAATATTTCCAACAGGAAATGAAGAATAG
- a CDS encoding RnfABCDGE type electron transport complex subunit G, translated as MNKIIKNTLILTAITLISGLLLGMVYEITKDPIAASQEKARQEAYKAVLKEADSFADYADFDEKEAAKAVKDISGCTVNGVAEAKDKSGETIGYVVTTTSSEGYGGDIQISVGIGNDGVVEGVEILSISETAGLGMKATEAKFRDQYVGKTVEAFTVTKTGASSDEEIDALSGATITSNAVTNAVNAGLAYFNHVIGGSANE; from the coding sequence ATGAATAAAATTATTAAAAACACATTGATTCTTACTGCGATAACGTTGATTTCCGGTTTGTTGCTGGGAATGGTCTATGAGATTACAAAAGATCCAATCGCGGCATCTCAGGAGAAAGCAAGACAAGAAGCGTACAAAGCAGTTTTAAAAGAAGCGGATAGCTTTGCAGACTACGCTGATTTTGATGAGAAAGAAGCGGCAAAAGCAGTGAAAGATATTTCAGGATGTACGGTAAATGGAGTTGCAGAAGCAAAAGATAAGTCGGGTGAGACAATCGGCTATGTCGTGACGACGACATCCAGTGAAGGATATGGTGGAGATATTCAGATTTCGGTCGGAATCGGAAATGACGGAGTTGTGGAAGGCGTGGAAATTTTAAGTATCAGCGAGACAGCGGGACTTGGAATGAAAGCGACTGAGGCGAAATTCCGTGATCAGTATGTCGGAAAAACTGTGGAAGCTTTCACAGTTACAAAAACAGGTGCAAGCTCAGACGAAGAAATCGATGCGCTCAGCGGAGCTACAATCACTTCAAATGCGGTGACAAACGCAGTAAATGCAGGACTTGCATATTTTAATCATGTAATAGGAGGTAGTGCAAATGAATAA
- a CDS encoding RnfABCDGE type electron transport complex subunit D produces the protein MSEQFNISSSPHIRSKVTTSNIMMLVTIALLPTTIFGVYNFGLSALGVVLITTGTAVLTEYLYQKLMHKKVTIQDFSAVVTGLLLALNLPPTAPWWMCVLGSVFAILVVKQLFGGLGQNFMNPALGARCFLLISFTGRMTTFVYDGVSGATPLAQLKAGESVNTFDMLIGNTAGTIGETSVIAIMIGAIFLLLMGVIDLRIPGTYIVTFVIFIILFGGHGLDPQYITAHLCGGGLMLGAWFMATDYVTSPITKKGQIVYGVCLGLLTGLFRLFGGSAEGVSYAIIFSNLLVPLIEKVTLPKPFGKGGEK, from the coding sequence GTGAGTGAACAGTTTAATATATCGTCTTCACCACATATACGTTCCAAGGTTACTACGAGCAATATTATGATGTTGGTAACAATTGCCTTGTTGCCGACAACTATATTCGGTGTATATAACTTTGGATTATCAGCGCTAGGTGTAGTGTTAATAACAACAGGAACAGCGGTGCTGACAGAATATCTTTATCAAAAATTAATGCATAAAAAGGTGACTATCCAGGATTTTAGTGCGGTAGTGACAGGACTTCTGCTGGCACTGAACTTGCCGCCGACAGCACCTTGGTGGATGTGCGTACTCGGAAGCGTGTTTGCTATTTTAGTTGTAAAGCAACTGTTTGGCGGATTGGGACAGAATTTTATGAACCCGGCGCTTGGCGCGAGATGCTTCCTGCTGATTTCGTTTACAGGAAGAATGACAACATTTGTATATGACGGTGTATCCGGTGCGACTCCGCTTGCACAGTTAAAAGCAGGCGAAAGTGTAAACACATTTGATATGCTGATTGGAAATACTGCAGGTACGATTGGTGAGACATCTGTAATTGCGATTATGATCGGGGCTATTTTCCTTCTTTTAATGGGGGTGATTGACCTTAGAATTCCAGGTACATATATTGTGACATTTGTTATTTTTATTATCTTGTTTGGCGGACATGGACTAGACCCACAGTATATCACGGCACATCTTTGCGGTGGAGGTCTGATGCTTGGAGCCTGGTTCATGGCAACGGATTATGTGACGTCGCCGATTACAAAAAAGGGACAGATTGTATATGGTGTCTGTCTTGGATTGCTAACTGGTTTGTTCCGTTTATTTGGCGGTTCGGCAGAAGGTGTGTCTTATGCGATCATCTTTAGTAACCTTTTAGTACCATTGATCGAGAAGGTTACTCTTCCAAAACCGTTTGGTAAAGGAGGAGAAAAATAA
- the rsxC gene encoding electron transport complex subunit RsxC, whose product MGLLTFKGGIHPNDGKSLAKDKAIVTVMPKGDLIYPLSQHIGAPASPIVSVGDHVLKGQKIAEAGGFVSAPIHASVSGTVKAIEPHFNPTGSKVNCIVVENDGEYQEVEYTPSKPLDELTKEEILNLIGEAGIVGMGGAGFPTKVKLSPKEPEKIEYVIANCAECEPYITADYRRMLENPEELVSGMKVVLKLFDNAKGIFGVEDNKPDCIAKLKELTKDEPRMEVLALKTKYPQGAERQLIFATTGRAINSSMLPADAGCVVDNVETLIGIHYAVIDERPVMERIVTVSGDGVKAPGNFKVLFGTNQRELVEAAGGFLGEPEKVISGGPMMGFAMFTLDTPITKTSSSILCLTKDEVAANEPSACINCGRCVEVCPSRIIPSRLADFAEHHNEEAFTKWEGLECVECGSCSYVCPAKRQLKQAIGSMRKIALANRRKK is encoded by the coding sequence ATGGGATTACTAACATTCAAAGGCGGTATCCATCCGAATGATGGGAAAAGTCTTGCAAAAGACAAGGCGATTGTTACAGTGATGCCGAAGGGAGATTTGATTTATCCGCTTTCCCAGCATATTGGTGCACCGGCAAGTCCGATTGTGTCAGTAGGAGACCATGTGCTGAAGGGACAAAAAATTGCGGAAGCAGGGGGCTTTGTTTCTGCTCCGATACATGCTTCGGTATCGGGAACAGTGAAAGCAATTGAGCCACATTTTAATCCAACAGGTTCAAAAGTGAACTGTATTGTTGTAGAAAATGACGGAGAGTATCAAGAAGTAGAATATACTCCGTCGAAACCACTTGATGAGCTTACAAAAGAAGAAATTTTAAATTTGATCGGCGAAGCCGGAATTGTTGGTATGGGTGGTGCAGGTTTCCCGACAAAAGTAAAACTTTCTCCAAAAGAACCTGAAAAAATTGAATATGTGATAGCAAACTGTGCCGAGTGTGAGCCGTATATCACTGCAGATTATCGAAGAATGCTTGAGAATCCGGAAGAACTTGTCAGTGGAATGAAGGTAGTATTAAAGCTGTTTGACAATGCAAAAGGAATCTTTGGAGTGGAAGATAATAAACCAGATTGTATTGCAAAATTAAAGGAACTTACAAAAGATGAGCCTCGTATGGAAGTCCTTGCGCTGAAAACAAAGTATCCACAAGGTGCAGAACGTCAGCTTATTTTTGCAACAACAGGAAGAGCCATTAATTCCAGTATGCTTCCGGCAGACGCAGGATGTGTAGTAGACAATGTTGAGACATTGATTGGAATTCACTATGCAGTGATAGATGAAAGACCGGTTATGGAACGTATCGTAACGGTCAGCGGAGATGGCGTTAAAGCTCCTGGCAACTTTAAAGTGCTGTTTGGAACAAATCAAAGAGAACTTGTAGAGGCTGCGGGAGGATTTTTGGGTGAGCCGGAAAAAGTGATTTCGGGGGGACCAATGATGGGATTTGCCATGTTTACGCTGGATACTCCGATCACCAAGACTTCATCCTCTATTCTTTGTCTGACAAAAGATGAAGTTGCTGCAAATGAGCCGAGCGCATGTATTAATTGCGGACGTTGTGTAGAAGTCTGCCCGAGCCGTATTATACCGTCAAGACTGGCTGATTTTGCAGAACATCATAATGAAGAGGCATTTACGAAATGGGAAGGACTTGAATGTGTAGAATGTGGTTCATGTAGTTATGTCTGTCCGGCAAAGCGTCAGTTGAAGCAGGCAATTGGTTCCATGAGAAAAATTGCACTCGCAAACAGAAGAAAAAAATAA
- the rpsA gene encoding 30S ribosomal protein S1, producing the protein MSELTFEQMLEESFKTIRNGEVVDGTVIDVKPDEIILNIGYKADGIITRSEYTNEPNVDLTTIVSVGDTMTAKVLKVNDGEGQVLLTYKRLAAEKGNERLKEAFENKEVLKATVAQILGGGLSVVVDEARVFIPASLVSDTYEKDLSKYQGQEIEFVISEFNPRRNRVIGDRRQLLVAEKAELQKELFAKLKVGDVVEGTVKNVTDFGAFIDLGGVDGLLHISEMSWGRVENPKKVFQVGDTVKVLVKDINDTKVALSLKFPETNPWANAATDFAVGKEVTGKVARMTDFGAFVELAPGVDALLHVSQISRAHVEKPSDALSVGQEITAKVVDLNEAEKKISLSMKALEPETVEAEEETAE; encoded by the coding sequence ATGTCAGAATTAACTTTTGAACAAATGTTAGAAGAGTCTTTTAAAACAATACGTAATGGAGAGGTTGTAGATGGAACTGTCATTGATGTGAAACCAGATGAGATCATCTTGAATATAGGCTACAAAGCAGACGGTATCATTACTCGCAGTGAGTATACAAACGAACCAAATGTTGATTTGACTACAATTGTATCTGTAGGTGATACAATGACAGCAAAAGTATTGAAAGTAAATGACGGCGAAGGACAAGTGTTGTTAACATATAAGAGATTAGCAGCAGAAAAAGGAAATGAAAGATTAAAAGAAGCTTTTGAGAACAAGGAAGTATTGAAAGCGACAGTAGCTCAGATTCTTGGAGGAGGATTAAGTGTTGTTGTTGATGAAGCAAGAGTATTTATCCCTGCAAGTTTAGTGTCTGACACTTACGAAAAAGATCTTAGCAAATATCAAGGTCAGGAGATTGAATTTGTTATCAGCGAATTCAATCCAAGAAGAAACCGTGTGATCGGTGACAGAAGACAACTTTTAGTAGCTGAAAAAGCAGAATTACAGAAAGAATTATTTGCAAAATTAAAAGTCGGAGATGTTGTGGAAGGTACAGTGAAGAATGTTACAGATTTTGGTGCATTCATCGACCTTGGCGGAGTAGATGGATTACTTCACATTTCTGAAATGTCATGGGGAAGAGTAGAGAACCCGAAAAAAGTATTCCAGGTTGGAGATACTGTAAAAGTTCTTGTGAAAGATATTAACGATACAAAAGTTGCATTGAGCTTAAAATTCCCAGAGACAAATCCATGGGCAAATGCTGCCACAGATTTTGCAGTAGGAAAAGAAGTGACAGGAAAAGTTGCAAGAATGACAGATTTCGGTGCATTTGTAGAATTGGCTCCAGGTGTAGATGCATTATTACATGTATCTCAGATTTCGAGAGCACATGTTGAAAAACCTTCAGATGCATTGTCAGTAGGTCAGGAAATTACAGCAAAAGTAGTTGATTTGAACGAAGCAGAGAAAAAGATCAGCTTGAGCATGAAAGCACTTGAGCCTGAGACAGTTGAAGCAGAAGAAGAGACAGCAGAATAA
- the ispH gene encoding 4-hydroxy-3-methylbut-2-enyl diphosphate reductase, with the protein MEVRLAKTAGFCFGVKRAVETVYEQAQKRSDVKIYTYGPIIHNEEVVKDMRSKGVEVIYTQEELMQLQSGVVIIRSHGVAKEIYKILEERGLSCVDATCPFVKKIHRIVEKESMEGKHIVIIGDESHPEVQGIKGWAENDVTVIKTVEDAQKFHVSSDVKVCVVSQTTFNYNKFKYLVEIISKKSYDISVLNTICSATKERQEEADQIARKVDAMIVIGDKHSSNTQKLFEICDKACNNTYYIQTLDDLNMNQLKSVKTVGITAGASTPKNIIEEVQNNVRINF; encoded by the coding sequence ATGGAAGTTAGACTTGCAAAAACAGCAGGATTTTGTTTTGGGGTAAAAAGAGCTGTGGAGACGGTGTATGAACAGGCTCAAAAACGAAGCGATGTGAAGATATATACTTATGGTCCGATCATCCACAATGAAGAGGTCGTCAAAGATATGCGAAGCAAGGGTGTTGAGGTGATTTATACACAGGAGGAACTGATGCAGCTGCAAAGTGGTGTGGTGATCATTCGCTCTCATGGTGTCGCGAAAGAAATTTATAAAATTTTAGAGGAACGGGGGCTGAGCTGTGTAGATGCAACCTGTCCGTTTGTAAAAAAGATTCACCGTATTGTTGAAAAAGAGAGTATGGAAGGAAAGCATATTGTAATCATAGGTGATGAGTCACATCCGGAGGTGCAGGGAATCAAAGGATGGGCAGAAAATGACGTCACAGTGATTAAAACAGTGGAAGATGCACAAAAATTTCATGTTTCCTCTGATGTAAAAGTGTGTGTTGTATCTCAGACGACATTTAATTACAATAAATTCAAATATTTAGTTGAAATTATTTCTAAAAAGAGTTATGATATAAGTGTTTTAAATACAATTTGCAGTGCAACGAAGGAAAGGCAGGAAGAAGCTGATCAGATTGCAAGAAAAGTGGATGCTATGATCGTAATTGGAGATAAACATAGTTCCAACACGCAAAAGCTATTTGAAATATGTGATAAAGCATGTAACAATACGTACTATATACAGACACTTGACGATTTGAATATGAATCAATTAAAGTCGGTAAAAACGGTAGGTATTACAGCTGGGGCATCAACGCCCAAGAATATAATTGAGGAGGTTCAAAATAATGTCAGAATTAACTTTTGA